Below is a window of Sulfurimonas sp. DNA.
CCTATGCTGATTTTAGGATTTATATCTTTAAGTGCAGCTACGTTAATGTTTAGAAAAAAGGTTGCTTGATTCAAGTCTTTATTCAGGATAATGTTATATAATAGTTAAAACATAAAATAACTATAAAAAAGGGTGATATTTATTATGTTATTGAACAAAATCTATTCGAAACTCTTATTTCTTCTTTTAGTTTGTACTTCACTGTATTCTCAAGATATTAAAACAATAGCTTTTGCTCAAGATACTCTAGCAAATGACTATAGAAAAGCACAAGTGATGGAAGCAAAAGAGGCTGCTGAAAAACACAGCAACATAAACTTCGTATATAGTAATGCAAATGGCAGAACAGCTCTATTAATTGCTCAAATAGATCGTTTTATAAAGCAAAAAGTGGATGTGCTTATAGTTGGAACTAACGATGCAGACGCAGTAGTTCCTGTTATTAAAAAAGCACATGATAGTGGAATAATAGTTATCATTTTAGACAGGGGAATAAATGGAGATGATTATACAACTTTTATAAATTCAGACAATATAAAAATAGGCTCTATAGGAGCTAAGTATATTGCTAAAAGATTGAAAGGGAAGGGTAAGGTTTTACTTTTTGAAGGTCTCCAAAAAGCAGATGTAACACAGTTGCGTTCCAAAGGTTTTATGGATGAAATATCTAAGCATAAAGGTATTGAAGTTATAAAAAGAACAGGAAACTATCTAAGAAGAGATGCAATTGTAGAGATGGAAAAACTTTTATCTGATGGCATCAAGGTAGATGCAATTTTTTCTGAGAGCGATAGTATGGTTAGCGGTGCAAGATCAGCATTACTTAGACATAAAATTGATCCGGCATCTATAATAACAGTTGGATGTGATTACACAAGTGAAGCTAGAGAAGCTATAAGAAAAGGTACACAGACAGGTTCAGTTCTTTTCCCACTTGGTGGAGATGATTCTATAGATGTGGCAATTAAAGTTATGTCTGGAAAGAAAGTGAAAAAACATATAGTTATTCCTGTTAAACTTGTTACAAAAGATAACGTAGAGATTGTAAAGCCAGTTTTTTAAATGTTTAAAAGTATAAGTCTTAAAAAATTCATATCTATAATAATACTTATAATTTTACTTATAGTTGTATTTGTTATTGGAGTGTTTATAGATTATTTTTTGAAAAATAATTATCTTGAAAATACAAAAGTTCAGATGAAACACGGTTATGAAAGACTCCATTCAGATATTATAGATATAGAAAATGAACTAAAAAGAAGTGTAGAACAGATTCGTTCAGATAAGTATATGATCAGCTCTATAAGCCTTGTCAATAACTATCAGGATAAACAAAACTACAATTCGATTCTTCTTGATGAGGAAAAAAAAATAATAGCAAATATGTTGCTTAATAAAGTGAAACTGTCTTTAAACAATGATATAGCTATATATGATAAAAACGGTGATCTTATATCTTATGTAATAAAAAAAGATGAAGTCTACAAAATGTATTTTATTTCTTATGATGAAAATGCTAGTATGGTTTTATACGAAAAAAATGATACGGACAATGAATATAAAAAGACAAAACTAAAAGAGTATAAGCTGATGCCGTTTCATCACGTTGCTTTTTATAAGGTAAAAGACGTACAAGAAAAAAGTACAGTTACCTATCATGTTGCTAACAATGAGTTATATTTAAAATCACACTATTCAGTTCATAATAACGGTTCTAAAAATCTACATTCTCATATGGAGATCTCTTACAAAATAGGAGAGAAATATCTAAAGAAAATTTCGAACGATATTAAAATTGATGTCTCATTTGTTGATAATATAGACCAATCAAAAGGTCATAATCTATTAGGTGCTTTAGATTTTAACAACATACCTGTAGAGCAAACACAAGACAGCTTTTATTCAATTTTTAAGATAAAAACAGATTCAGACGATGAGAGATATGTCCATTTGATGTTAAAGCTAGATAAAGATATGCTGCAAAAAGCTTTAACAGAGAGTCGTTTTCAATTTTTAATTATTATGTTGATAGTTGCTGTTGTATCTATTACTGTTTTACAGATGATCTTTAGAAAACGTTTATTTAAACCTTTAGAGAAGGTTATGTGTCAAATAAATAAAATTGAAAACAGGGACTATACACCTTCATCAACTGTAAATACACATGATGAGTTAGGGCTTATTTCAAAAAATATAAATAATTTAGCTACAACGATCAACAAAAGAGAATCTGAACTATTAGAATCTAAAAAAAATCTTACATTTCTTTCTGAACATGACTCATTAACATCTTTACCTAACCGTAGACTGTTCATAGACAGACTCCATCATGCTCTGTATCATGCAAAAAGAGACAAAACAATGTTAGCAGTAGCTTTTTTAGATCTTGATCAGTTTAAACAAGTCAATGATACTTTAGGGCATGACATAGGTGATACTCTTTTACAAGCAGTAGCAAACAGGTTAAAAACTTTAATGCGTTCCGTTGATACTGTTGCAAGAATAGGTGGTGATGAATTTAATATTCTATTTGAAGGGATTAAACATAAAAATGACCTTGAAGTTATAATGACAAAGCTTGTCGGAGCTTTTCAGTTACCATTTGATTGTAACGGACATGAAATAAGTTCTACAGCAAGTATAGGTATATCTGTCTACCCTGATGATGGAGATGATACTATGGTTTTACTTAAAAATGCTGACTTAGCTATGTATAAAACAAAAAATGAAGGAAGAAATAGTTTTAGCTTTTTTACAAATGAACTATCAAGCTATATAGAAAACAGAACAACTATGCTGAATGCACTAAAAAATGCGATAAAAGATTATGAAGAGTTTTCTGTTGTTTATCAGCCTAAAGTATCTATTGAGACTGGTAAAGTTGCAGGTGTAGAAGCGTTGGTAAGATGGAACAGTTCTTCAATGGGGGCTATAAGACCTGATCAATTTATATCTTTAGCTGAAGAGAGTCATATGATAATACCTCTTGGAGAATGGATAGCAAGAAAGGCATGCGAAGATTTTATGAATCTTCAAAAAGAAGGTTTTGATATAGGACATTTGAGTATTAATATTTCAAGTATTCAACTTCTATACAGTGATATGCTCTCTACTATAAAAAATGTTATGCAAACAACAGGTATAGAGGCTAAAAAACTTGAGATAGAGATTACTGAAAGTTATATTGCTACTGATGAAAAAAGCACTTTGGAAATGTTGAACAAATTTAGGGATATGGGTATATTCTTGGCTATTGATGATTTTGGTACAGGGTATTCATCATTAAGTTATATACAACAACTGCCTGTAACACGTTTAAAAATAGATAAATCTTTTGTAGATGAACTTCCTCATTCATCAAAAAGCGTAGGCGTTGCTAAAGCTATTATTGCTCTTGCAAAAACGTTTAATATACAGCTGACTGCCGAAGGTGTTGAGAATGAAAAACAAAAAGAGTTCTTAAGAGAAAACGGCTGTGATGAGATACAGGGCTACTTTTACTCAAAACCTCTCAGTATAGATGATTTAAAAAAATACTTACTTTAGTTTATAAAAAAGATAATAATTAAGTGATGATATACTTAATTAATACTTTAGGATTTTAGTCAGTTAAATTTAAATTAATAAGTATGATGATGCACAGTCAAATATAAAAGCGTTTAACAAAAACACTACTTTACTAAAGATTCAACTGCTGTTGAAGCAGGTAAATGTGAGCTTTGGTAGTAAATAAAATATATAAATAAGAAAAAGTAATAAACTGGAAATAACTAAAATTGTTAAAGTTTGTATGTTACAAAATAACTCATATGAGATATTTTTTTAAAAACTTTTTATGTTAAATTGTATTTTTTTTAACTCTTAGATAATATAAAAAAATTAGTTAGTTTTTTTAAGGGAGGAAAAATAATGCAACATAATGCATATGTATTGACGTATATTCTTTAATGAATAACTACATTACTCTCTATGAAAACACACTCTCACAAAAAGACTGTCAAAACCTAATTGACAAGTTTGAAAAACATCACAACTTACATGAACAAGAACATATATCGTCTCCTGATGGCTGGCATATGCAATTTACCCAAATAAAACTAGCAAACCATAAAGAGTTTGAAAAAGAAAACCAGCAACTACGATCACTTTTTTTACAAGCTATAGCTGCTTATAAAATAGAGCATAACATAAAAGAATATCAATGGCCTACAAAGTTTAACTTAGAAACTATAAGAATGAAACGCTACTTGCCAGATAGTAATGAAAGGTTTGATGAACATGTAGAGGTAACGAACTTAGAAACTGCTAGACGATTTTTAGTTTCTTTTATATACCTAAACGATGAGTATGAAGGTGGAGAAACTGAATTTCCTCAGTTTCAAATAGCTGTAAAACCAAAACAAGGCAATATGGTACTTTTTCCTGCTATGTGGAACTGGTTACATAAAGGTAACCCTGTTAAGAAAAAACCTAAATACATTGTAGGGACTATGATGCATTATGTGTGAAAGGAATAGAATGAAAAATATATATGAAACAAATAATTTAGAAAGAGAGGTGGCGTAGATGAAAAAATTGTTAATAAGTATAGTCTTACTTTTAAGTATAGTAGTAGTTGCACAACAATTTACTGGCAATGATTATTCATTAGCAAAAGAACAGGTAGACAAAGGTAATTACAAAGAATTCTATTCTGAGATTAAAAAAGGTTTAGAGAAAAACGATGAAGATGCAAAAGAGATATTGATTGAATATTTTCTAAAGGCAGTTGATAATGAAGATGTAGAAAAAGTTACGTTTTATTTAGAACAAAATAGAATGATTATTAATAGTGCAGATAAAGATGGTTCAAGAGCTATTGACTTGATACTAATTGAAGAAAATAAAATCAATATAGAGTTTGTAAAATTATTATTAACTTATAGTCCAGACCTTAATTATGAAGTATTAATTGGTCAGGAGAAATTTACATTTCCAGAAAAAGCATCACTACATTGTTCAGCAGTTAAAAATGGTGCAGAAGTCATCAAACTGCTTCTAGATGCTGGGATGAATCCAAATTTATTAACTGATATACAAAATGGATATTCAAAATACCCACCACTGTATACTAGTTATCGATACAACAATTTTGAAGTTTTTGAAAATTTATTAAAGCAAACTTCTGATATTAATCCTATAGTAATAACTGCAAAACATGAGGATACATTGACTCAGCTAATGATGAATGAATACCTAAAAGTTATAGAAAAAAGTGGTGCAAAGTTAGAACATCCATCAACAGACTTACTTTATAAAGCGAGACGAAGTTTAAAGTATAGGTATGTACACAATAAAAATATGAGATATTTTACGGCAATGATTAACGCAGGTTTAATTAATAGAACATCAAAAAAAGAACTTAAAAATGTATTTGTTTACCTAGCAAGTACAGGTGAAGTAGATGCTACAGAATTATTTGTCAGCAATGGAATTTGTAAAAAATATAAAGATTTATGTGAACTTGCTGCACATGCTGCAGGTCAAGAGAACTTTTATCAAGTAAAAAATATCATAAAAAAAGGAAAATAAAAATGGCAACTAGAGAAGAAATAGCAAGAGGACAACTTGAAGTTTTTCAAGAAAATATTGGTACACCATTAGAAACACCTAGAGATGCATTAGAAGCATGGATTGATTTTTATAGTTCAGAGATTCCATTAATGGCACCTTTTTTTCAAGCAATAAAAGAACCAATATTAGCTACCTATGATTTATTAGAAAATAGAACAAATGAAATGAATAGACTTATGGATGAGCTTATGAATGAGCTTGATAATTCAATAGAACCACCTAATAATTCACAAGCAGATAGTGATGGTGATGGAATACCAGACAATTTAGACCCATATCCAAATGACGCATCCCCAGATAGTGATGGTGATGGCGTACCTGATCATTCAGATATGTATCCAAATGATCCGAATAATGGGCAAGGACACCAAACACCATATGATCCAACACAACCTGGAATGAGTGATCCTTTAGTTTTAGACACAGATAAAGATGGTTTTATATCTACTATATCTTTAGATGATTCTAGTGCATACTTTGACCTTACGGGGGATGGTGTAAAAGAAAAGGTAGGTTGGATAGCTCCAAACGATGCACTGGTAGCTTACGATAAAAATGAAAACGGAAAAATAGACGGTATAGATGAAGTATTTGGAAACCCGACAACTACAGGGTTTGAGGAACTACGTCAAATAGCTGATTCTAACTATGATGGTAAGATAGACAGACAAGATGAACTATACTCAAGACTAAAAGTATGGAACGACATAAACCAAGATGGAATTAGCCAAGAAGATGAACTGGTCAGCTTAAAAGATGCAGGTGTAAAGTCTATTGATCTTAATGTAGTAGGTACGAACATAAACGTAAACGGTAACCTTATTACAGAAGCAGGTAAATACACAGACCAAAACGGTAACCTTGAACTGGCAGCAGATGTGGAACTTACATTTGACAGTAGAATCACAACTATAGATACATCTACAATACCTGACTACACAGAGTACCCTGAATCTAGCACTCTTCCATTTTTAAGAGGTTATGGTCTCATCATGGATAGCTTCATATCTTACAACACCAACGATGCTCTTAAAGAAAAAGCTATTGAACTTCAAGCAGGAGGTATTCAAGCTATTGCAGAGGGGTTTGAGAATATGAGACACTTGAAATACAAAAATAAATCATGGCATCTAGTACAAAATAACATAGAATTTAAATTAAAAAGAGAGGTGGCGTAATGAATATTTTACAAATGCTTTGTAAATCTAGTTTGATTATAGGTTTAACTGCATGTTCAAGTTCTGCAAGTAAAGAAGAAAATAATCATCTTGAAATAAAACTTTTAAATATGTGGGAAAATAATAAGTTTGTAAAAGTTACTGATTTATTGGAAAAAAACTATGAAAAAATATGTGTACTTCCACCTTATGGATGGGAAGTATTCGAGGAACACAATACTAGCGAAGTACAAAGAATGAACGAGTATTTAAAAAGTATTGAATATGCTAATGATGAAGGTGCTTGGAGCTTGGTAGTATTAAATAACAAGAAAGTAGAGTTGCTTAAATTTCATCGAGCAAATATAGATATTTTTAGTTCTAATAGAAGTAAATATTTACCTGAGAGTTTTGTAGAAGAAATGTGTAGTACATCTCAAGATGGATATTTTTATCTATCTACAGTAAATAAACGAAAATATATTACATTAGGAGAAAAAAGATGAGTTATTTTGATGATATATACAACAGATATATGCAAGATTCAAATAGATATGCAACAAGTTTTGGTTTAGATCCAAATAGTGCTCATAATGGTGAATGGGATGCTTTTAGGCATGCATACACAAGTGCAGCAATGACACAAGATTATGGAGAATATATTGCCAATTTAGCAGGGATAGCTAATGAGCTTAGAGGAGATTTAACTCATGATCAACCCTCTGAAGAAAAAAATATGGATTTATGGAATAATGCAAAAGGTAGAGAAATAGGCTTAGAAGGTGGTTCTCTTGATGATATGGCAGATAAAGTTTTAGAGGCACTTTTAGATGGTGATCTAATAACTGACCCTTATAATGATGATAGACAATATGATGAAACCGATCATGGTATAGGTGATGATAATCATACAACTGATCCTGATTTTAATCCAGATCCAGACCCTCTAAATCCACCTCCACCACCAAGAGATCCATTAGTCCTAGACACAGACAAAGACGGTTTCATCTCCACGGTAGCGCTAAGTGACTCCAACGCCTACTTTGACATTACAGGTGATGGCATAAAAGAGAGAGTAAGTTGGATAGCTCCAAACGATGGCATACTTGTTTATGATAAAAACGAAAGTGGAAAGATAGACGGAATCGATGAAGTATTTGGTAACTTCACAAAAAACGGCTTTGAAGAACTAAAAGAGCTTATAGACTCCAACCATGATGGAAAAATAGATAGACAAGATGAACTCTTCAACCGCTTGCAAATCTGGAAGGATGCAAATGGTGACGGCACCACACAAACCGACGAACTCCAAAGCCTCAAAGACATAGGTGTAAAAAGCATAGACCTTAACTATGTAAACACCGACATTACCCTAGGCGGAGCAACCCTCACACAAGCGAGCAAATACACCGATACACAAAACAACAAAGAACTCGTAGCAGATGTAAACTTAGAGTATAACCCTATCCTTACTACAGTAGATACCTCTACTATACCAGACTACAGTGTAGATCCAGATACTCTTTTCTTACCACAGCTAAGAGGCTATGGTCTCATCATGGATAGCTTCATATCTTACAACACCAACGATGCCCTTAAAGAAAAAGCACTTGAACTTCAAGCAGGAGGTGTCCAAGCTATTGCAGAGGGGTTTGAAGAGTTTAGTGATATGTGGAGTGGTTACACAGAGCTTATAGACTCGATGAAAGAGAAGTACAATGTAGTAGGAGATGTAAACCTAGCAGAGATAGACAAACGTGTATGGATACTAGAGAGACTCACCAACAGCCCAACCCAAACCCCAGCCATAGAAGCAAGACTTGAAGCAACTTTCAAACAACATGCCAATGAAACACTTAACGAAACACTTACAACTTCAAGTGTAATTCTTTCAAATCAAGTTGACTACTACAACACATACTATCAAAGAGAATTTATCAATAGATATGAGGGAGCTTTTGCTCTTCAAAGTGCGTTTGACCTTGATGGTGCGCATTATAGTAAAGATAGCAGTAAGTTTATCGTAGATGATAGAGCACTCCTGCTCCAAAAAGCAGCAGAGTATTTCAATAGTAACGAACACTCCTTGCAAGAAAAAACCTACTTAGCCCAACTGCTCAATATGCAGATAGGAAGGTATATGAACTATTCGTATGAGTATGAGATAGTTACAGTAGAATCATATGGTTCAAATGGACAAGCTGGAAGTATCTCTTATGAAATACATGTTACATCAGAACATTTAGAGAGTGATTTTAGGATTCATACTTCAAATTACCCATCAGATGATAAAGTCATCACCAGCCTCATCCAAAAATATCTTCGTCAAAAAGATATGCAATCACTCTTGGAGTCACTTGAAGAGAGCCCTGATAAAACTTACATTCAAACAGCTCTCACACTCGATACAAGTAAGTTCCACGTGTTTGATGAGGATATGATTTTTAACGGTAATGGTAACTTTATAGTTGGTAGCCAAACAGACGACTTCATTACATCCATAGGTAATAACACAACTATCTTAGGCGAAAAAGGCGATGATATCATCTCTACAGGAAGCAGTACAGATGTCATCCTCTATCGCAAAGGTGACGGAGCAGACATCATCTACGACAAAGGGGGCAGTGATACCCTTAAACTTGTAGATATCTCAAAAGATGAAATAACGCTCCATACCAACAATAACGATCTCATCATTACTCTATCAAACACGGATAGCATCACTGTAAAAGAGTACTTCTTACCTCAGTACCGCATAGAAACTATCCTCTTTAAAGACGGGACAACGCTCAACTTTGCAGAAGTGGCACAAACCTACTTTATGGATGATGCAGATAACACCATCACTCTCACAAACGCTTCTGAAACACTCAGGAGTTATGATGGTAATGACGTAGTTAATGCTCTTGTAGGAGATGATGTAATAGATGGTGGAGCAGGTAATGACACAATTGACGCAGGAGCTGGAAATGACACTTTAACAGGTGGAACAGGTGACGACACACTTAATGGTGGAAGCGGTGATGATACCTACATTTATAATTTAGGTGACGGTTCAGACACAATTTTAGATTCTATCGGTAACGATACTTTGAAGTTTGGCGATGGAATTACCTTAGATATGTTAAGCTCTAAAACAGATGGTAATGACCTGATCATATCTTTAGATAACGGTGAAAGCATAACTCTTAAAAACTATACACTTCCAGCTAATAAAATAGAAAATATC
It encodes the following:
- a CDS encoding substrate-binding domain-containing protein; the protein is MLLNKIYSKLLFLLLVCTSLYSQDIKTIAFAQDTLANDYRKAQVMEAKEAAEKHSNINFVYSNANGRTALLIAQIDRFIKQKVDVLIVGTNDADAVVPVIKKAHDSGIIVIILDRGINGDDYTTFINSDNIKIGSIGAKYIAKRLKGKGKVLLFEGLQKADVTQLRSKGFMDEISKHKGIEVIKRTGNYLRRDAIVEMEKLLSDGIKVDAIFSESDSMVSGARSALLRHKIDPASIITVGCDYTSEAREAIRKGTQTGSVLFPLGGDDSIDVAIKVMSGKKVKKHIVIPVKLVTKDNVEIVKPVF
- a CDS encoding 2OG-Fe(II) oxygenase, which translates into the protein MNNYITLYENTLSQKDCQNLIDKFEKHHNLHEQEHISSPDGWHMQFTQIKLANHKEFEKENQQLRSLFLQAIAAYKIEHNIKEYQWPTKFNLETIRMKRYLPDSNERFDEHVEVTNLETARRFLVSFIYLNDEYEGGETEFPQFQIAVKPKQGNMVLFPAMWNWLHKGNPVKKKPKYIVGTMMHYV
- a CDS encoding putative bifunctional diguanylate cyclase/phosphodiesterase is translated as MKNNYLENTKVQMKHGYERLHSDIIDIENELKRSVEQIRSDKYMISSISLVNNYQDKQNYNSILLDEEKKIIANMLLNKVKLSLNNDIAIYDKNGDLISYVIKKDEVYKMYFISYDENASMVLYEKNDTDNEYKKTKLKEYKLMPFHHVAFYKVKDVQEKSTVTYHVANNELYLKSHYSVHNNGSKNLHSHMEISYKIGEKYLKKISNDIKIDVSFVDNIDQSKGHNLLGALDFNNIPVEQTQDSFYSIFKIKTDSDDERYVHLMLKLDKDMLQKALTESRFQFLIIMLIVAVVSITVLQMIFRKRLFKPLEKVMCQINKIENRDYTPSSTVNTHDELGLISKNINNLATTINKRESELLESKKNLTFLSEHDSLTSLPNRRLFIDRLHHALYHAKRDKTMLAVAFLDLDQFKQVNDTLGHDIGDTLLQAVANRLKTLMRSVDTVARIGGDEFNILFEGIKHKNDLEVIMTKLVGAFQLPFDCNGHEISSTASIGISVYPDDGDDTMVLLKNADLAMYKTKNEGRNSFSFFTNELSSYIENRTTMLNALKNAIKDYEEFSVVYQPKVSIETGKVAGVEALVRWNSSSMGAIRPDQFISLAEESHMIIPLGEWIARKACEDFMNLQKEGFDIGHLSINISSIQLLYSDMLSTIKNVMQTTGIEAKKLEIEITESYIATDEKSTLEMLNKFRDMGIFLAIDDFGTGYSSLSYIQQLPVTRLKIDKSFVDELPHSSKSVGVAKAIIALAKTFNIQLTAEGVENEKQKEFLRENGCDEIQGYFYSKPLSIDDLKKYLL